A genomic window from Archaeoglobus profundus DSM 5631 includes:
- a CDS encoding transcription factor S, translating into MKFCPKCGSFMILKNGKFVCRKCEYEEESEKKEFVIESKRNENEIPVIEERIETLPKTRVVCPYCGNTEAYWWIRQMRAADEPETRFYRCTKCGKTWREYA; encoded by the coding sequence TTGAAGTTCTGTCCAAAGTGCGGTAGCTTCATGATCCTCAAAAACGGTAAGTTCGTCTGCAGGAAGTGCGAATACGAAGAGGAGAGCGAGAAAAAGGAGTTTGTAATAGAATCGAAGAGAAATGAAAACGAAATTCCTGTAATTGAGGAGAGAATTGAGACACTACCAAAGACAAGAGTCGTGTGCCCTTATTGTGGCAATACCGAAGCTTACTGGTGGATAAGGCAGATGAGAGCTGCAGATGAGCCAGAAACTAGGTTCTACAGATGCACAAAATGTGGTAAAACTTGGAGAGAGTACGCTTAA
- the thiE gene encoding thiamine phosphate synthase has protein sequence MKIGLYFITSSEFSRTHEELAEAVLRVGVRFIQFREKNMSARQMFSVAKNLRKLTWEYSATLIVNDRVDLALAVEADGVHLGQDDLPFEVVKDIFDGIVGVSTHSVDEAKKAERYIDYISAGPVFRTTTKKNAKEPIGLEGLRRIVSSVKKPVVAIGGINKFNIEDVLKTGVKGVAVISAIANSQNPEKSAKELLEIVKRYLDD, from the coding sequence ATGAAAATTGGTCTGTACTTTATAACGTCTTCAGAGTTTAGTAGAACGCATGAAGAGCTAGCTGAGGCAGTTTTAAGGGTAGGAGTTAGATTTATCCAGTTTAGGGAGAAAAATATGAGTGCCAGACAGATGTTCAGCGTTGCCAAGAATCTGAGGAAGCTTACGTGGGAATATTCTGCAACGCTTATAGTGAATGACAGGGTCGATCTGGCTTTGGCAGTTGAAGCTGACGGTGTTCATTTAGGACAAGACGATTTACCATTCGAAGTTGTGAAAGATATCTTTGACGGAATTGTCGGAGTCTCTACACATAGCGTTGATGAAGCTAAAAAGGCCGAGAGGTATATCGATTACATAAGTGCAGGACCAGTTTTTAGAACTACCACAAAGAAGAATGCCAAAGAGCCGATAGGCTTGGAAGGTCTTAGAAGAATAGTTTCATCTGTCAAAAAGCCCGTTGTAGCGATAGGCGGAATAAACAAATTTAACATTGAGGATGTTCTGAAAACAGGGGTTAAGGGAGTGGCAGTAATTTCTGCAATTGCAAATTCTCAAAATCCGGAGAAATCAGCCAAAGAGTTGTTAGAAATTGTTAAAAGGTATTTGGACGACTAA
- a CDS encoding intein-containing RctB family protein, protein MGFESLFRKITDYKWELPKSYKPGMRVPAVFYISRKLMQLLEKDAVEQAANVATLPGIQKASLVMPDVHVGYGFPIGGVAGFDVEEGVISPGGVGFDINCLSPNSSILTEHGYWIKIEDLPANGENVKVYDVEEGHNDSGELAFVSARSADDKAIRITTEFGRVLEGSSDHPVLTRKGYKNLGEIKEGDEVVVYPFEGVEFEQFEGTILNEDDFKDYDAQIVRYLRERKLIPLRYEDKRIGTIARLLGFAFGDGCIVKSGKRLTLEFYGKLETLEEVAKDLESLGVKASKAYSRRRHLKIRSPYSEYYSDCTDCRIRVTARSFAILMHKLGLPIGKKTEQPYRIPDWIKKAPLWVKRNFLAGLFGADGSKVVFKGYTPLPINITQSKSKELESNLREFMEDIKGLLKEFEIESTIYEVKSLEGSVTLRLAIVGEENVRKFLAKIGYEYSREKKELGLLALEYLKRKNLIKELRAKAIESAREIHERTGSLKNACAVCCEYVNRRLVERALYENVEDVRVPENFPTFEEFVERFGASGGFVYDRVVKVEIVEPKYDLFYDIGVLHKAHNFIANGIVVHNCGVRLIRSNLTVDEVRPKIKELIDELFVAVPSGVGSEGRLRVSDRELNEILVEGARWAVENGYGYEKDLEHCEENGAMEGAKPEVVSRTARERGKPQLGTLGSGNHFLEVQYVEKIYDEECAKAMGLEEGMVTVMVHCGSRGLGHQVCSDFLVVLDRAVRKYGIKLPDRQLACAPINSKEGQDYFGGMAASANYAWCNRQIITHWVRETFQKVFRMSEDDLGMELVYDVAHNIAKFETHKVDGKKMKLCVHRKGATRAFGPGHPDIPKDYQKIGQPVLIPGSMGTPSYVLVGTEKAMEETFGSTCHGSGRVMSRAAAKRRLRGDQVKNRLLKQGIYVRATHGALLAEEAPEAYKMSDDVVEVVHRAGISKIVARLRPLGVAKG, encoded by the coding sequence TTTCCGATTGGAGGCGTAGCTGGATTTGACGTTGAGGAGGGTGTTATTAGCCCTGGAGGTGTAGGTTTCGACATAAACTGTCTGTCTCCTAATTCAAGCATCTTGACAGAACACGGATACTGGATCAAGATAGAAGACTTACCCGCAAATGGAGAGAATGTAAAGGTTTACGATGTTGAGGAGGGACACAACGACTCTGGAGAACTCGCATTCGTTTCTGCAAGGAGTGCGGATGATAAGGCCATAAGGATAACGACGGAGTTTGGAAGGGTTTTGGAAGGTAGTTCAGATCATCCAGTTTTGACGAGAAAAGGATACAAGAATCTTGGAGAGATTAAAGAAGGCGACGAAGTTGTAGTATATCCGTTTGAAGGAGTCGAGTTCGAACAATTTGAAGGAACTATTCTAAATGAGGACGATTTCAAAGATTACGATGCGCAAATCGTAAGATATCTTAGAGAAAGAAAATTGATACCGTTGAGATACGAAGACAAGAGAATTGGAACGATTGCGAGGTTGTTGGGATTTGCATTTGGAGATGGTTGCATTGTAAAGAGTGGTAAAAGGTTGACCTTAGAGTTCTACGGTAAATTAGAAACGCTTGAAGAAGTAGCTAAAGACCTTGAAAGCTTGGGTGTGAAAGCTTCAAAGGCTTATTCGAGAAGGAGACATTTAAAGATAAGAAGTCCGTATTCAGAATACTACAGTGATTGCACGGATTGTAGGATAAGGGTTACAGCAAGATCGTTTGCGATACTAATGCACAAACTCGGCTTACCGATAGGTAAAAAGACTGAACAACCTTACAGAATTCCAGATTGGATCAAGAAAGCACCGTTATGGGTTAAGAGGAACTTCTTAGCTGGACTATTCGGAGCGGATGGTAGTAAGGTTGTCTTCAAAGGATACACACCGTTACCGATAAATATAACACAGTCAAAGTCGAAAGAACTTGAATCGAACCTCAGAGAATTTATGGAGGACATTAAAGGCCTACTTAAAGAATTCGAAATTGAAAGCACGATCTACGAAGTGAAATCTTTGGAAGGCTCGGTAACGCTCAGGCTTGCAATCGTCGGAGAAGAAAACGTAAGGAAATTCTTGGCTAAGATTGGATACGAGTATTCAAGAGAGAAGAAGGAGTTGGGTTTGCTCGCTTTGGAATATCTGAAAAGGAAGAATTTAATCAAAGAGCTAAGAGCTAAAGCAATCGAATCTGCAAGGGAAATTCACGAGAGAACTGGAAGCTTGAAGAATGCATGTGCAGTTTGTTGTGAATATGTAAACAGAAGACTTGTAGAGAGAGCGTTGTATGAAAATGTAGAGGATGTTAGAGTCCCGGAAAACTTCCCGACATTTGAAGAGTTCGTTGAAAGGTTTGGAGCTTCTGGTGGATTCGTCTATGACAGGGTTGTAAAGGTTGAAATCGTAGAACCAAAATACGACTTGTTCTACGACATTGGCGTGCTACACAAAGCACACAACTTCATAGCTAACGGTATAGTCGTTCACAACTGTGGAGTAAGGTTAATTCGTTCGAATTTGACTGTAGATGAGGTTAGACCGAAAATTAAGGAGCTTATAGATGAGTTGTTCGTAGCCGTTCCTTCGGGTGTTGGAAGTGAAGGTAGGTTGAGGGTTAGCGATAGAGAACTTAACGAGATTTTGGTTGAGGGTGCTAGATGGGCTGTTGAGAATGGATACGGCTACGAGAAGGATTTGGAGCACTGCGAGGAGAATGGAGCAATGGAAGGAGCAAAACCAGAAGTAGTAAGCAGAACGGCGAGAGAAAGAGGCAAACCACAGCTTGGAACTTTGGGTAGCGGAAATCACTTCTTGGAGGTGCAATACGTTGAAAAGATCTATGATGAGGAGTGTGCCAAAGCGATGGGCTTGGAGGAGGGAATGGTTACCGTAATGGTCCACTGCGGAAGCAGAGGTTTGGGACATCAGGTTTGTAGTGACTTCTTGGTCGTGCTCGATAGAGCGGTAAGGAAATACGGAATAAAGCTCCCAGACAGGCAGTTGGCATGTGCACCGATAAACAGCAAGGAGGGACAAGATTACTTTGGAGGTATGGCCGCATCAGCCAACTACGCTTGGTGTAACAGGCAGATAATCACTCACTGGGTAAGGGAAACCTTCCAGAAGGTCTTTAGAATGAGTGAGGATGATTTGGGAATGGAGCTAGTTTACGATGTTGCACACAACATAGCCAAGTTTGAAACGCACAAAGTTGACGGCAAGAAGATGAAGCTCTGTGTCCACAGAAAGGGAGCTACGAGGGCTTTCGGCCCAGGACATCCAGATATTCCCAAAGACTACCAAAAGATTGGTCAGCCAGTCCTAATACCGGGTTCAATGGGAACACCAAGCTATGTGCTCGTTGGAACTGAAAAAGCTATGGAGGAAACCTTCGGATCAACATGCCACGGAAGTGGTAGAGTTATGAGCAGAGCTGCAGCAAAGAGGAGGTTGAGAGGAGATCAGGTGAAGAACAGACTACTGAAGCAAGGTATATACGTTAGAGCAACACACGGTGCACTTCTTGCTGAAGAGGCTCCAGAGGCTTACAAGATGAGCGACGATGTCGTTGAAGTTGTGCATAGAGCCGGAATTTCAAAAATAGTTGCAAGATTAAGACCCTTAGGCGTTGCTAAGGGTTAA
- a CDS encoding UbiA family prenyltransferase, with protein sequence MELIKYFIELLKFSARPLTIIYPIPVLQFVVFSQSTHDLNLLLIAILFSFTFYPAVNLWNHVNDVKEDILGGKYNVFAEGLNVRILGVILAILLYLAALLIVLKYGNYVSLALFILCFLITWTYSDRLTLGRFLGRLKDNYVTELTSFVISYPSFTLLIWTFFEDLNVKAIALSLTVLFFVLFGVFIKDIRDVSGDEKAGLKTIGVVFSPSSLIKLAYTSIILYYSTIIVCVLIDVYDVTTIISALPIIPTLLFVKQLKEKVWKLSLETLPYFKRTLLMNFVSIALFIVSGLLSQS encoded by the coding sequence ATGGAACTTATTAAATATTTTATTGAACTCTTAAAATTTTCTGCAAGGCCTTTGACAATTATCTATCCAATTCCTGTACTCCAGTTCGTAGTGTTTTCGCAGTCCACTCACGACTTAAATTTGCTTTTGATCGCAATATTATTCTCTTTCACATTCTATCCTGCGGTAAACCTATGGAATCACGTGAACGATGTTAAAGAAGATATATTAGGTGGCAAATACAATGTCTTTGCAGAAGGATTAAATGTAAGAATTTTAGGAGTAATCTTGGCTATTTTGTTATATTTAGCAGCTCTTTTAATAGTCCTCAAATACGGAAATTATGTAAGCTTGGCTCTGTTCATATTATGCTTTTTGATAACTTGGACGTATTCAGACAGATTGACCTTAGGTAGATTTCTTGGAAGGTTGAAAGATAATTACGTTACGGAGTTAACTTCATTCGTAATATCCTACCCGTCTTTTACACTACTCATCTGGACTTTCTTCGAAGATTTAAACGTTAAAGCTATTGCCCTTTCATTAACCGTTTTATTTTTCGTGCTTTTCGGAGTTTTCATCAAAGATATCAGAGACGTTAGCGGTGACGAGAAAGCTGGCTTAAAAACGATCGGCGTCGTGTTTAGTCCAAGCAGTTTAATAAAATTAGCTTATACGTCTATAATTTTGTATTATTCAACGATCATAGTATGTGTGTTGATAGATGTTTATGATGTAACAACTATTATTTCCGCCTTGCCAATCATACCAACGTTACTCTTCGTTAAGCAACTTAAAGAGAAGGTGTGGAAATTATCGCTAGAAACTTTACCTTATTTCAAGAGAACTCTGCTCATGAACTTCGTTTCGATAGCGCTATTTATAGTCAGCGGTCTTTTATCTCAATCATGA
- a CDS encoding RAD55 family ATPase: MRVKTGVFGLDPLLSGGFLPNTINVVLGGTGVGKTIFTLQYVLQGLKNKECCLFVSFDMDEDDVIKTAENMGWDVRSYIEYGLLKIGKFIVEDITFLNNELINFILKSANGNVRIVIDSFTPLLSTPDYNVRKEVNWFFEQLRRVGTTVITIEEPLSGNLDVPSITLPAFLCDCLIHMKRLGYGEILDRTLRIVKHRNSWHAEGVFPYRIFKGLGIVVDSKHYVENIRKKMELTDIFSEEEVKSTPKELLEKIEMALMESFYHDEEVKHMIRWVVECYREFTKS; this comes from the coding sequence ATGAGAGTCAAAACCGGCGTATTTGGATTGGATCCTCTGCTAAGTGGAGGATTTCTACCAAATACAATTAATGTCGTCCTAGGAGGTACAGGAGTTGGAAAGACCATATTTACGCTTCAATATGTTCTTCAAGGTCTAAAAAATAAGGAGTGTTGTCTTTTCGTTTCATTCGACATGGATGAAGATGATGTTATAAAAACTGCTGAGAATATGGGTTGGGATGTTAGGAGTTACATTGAGTACGGACTTCTAAAAATAGGGAAGTTCATCGTCGAAGATATAACATTCCTAAACAACGAGCTTATAAATTTCATACTCAAGAGCGCTAACGGCAATGTTAGAATAGTTATAGACTCTTTCACTCCCCTTCTATCTACGCCAGATTACAATGTAAGGAAAGAGGTAAACTGGTTTTTCGAACAGCTCAGAAGGGTCGGAACGACAGTCATAACTATTGAAGAGCCGTTATCTGGTAACCTAGATGTGCCAAGCATAACACTTCCCGCATTCCTTTGCGACTGTCTCATTCACATGAAGAGGTTGGGATACGGAGAAATACTTGACAGGACTTTGAGAATAGTTAAGCATAGGAATTCATGGCATGCCGAAGGCGTTTTTCCGTACAGAATATTCAAAGGTTTGGGAATAGTCGTCGATAGCAAACATTACGTCGAAAATATCAGAAAGAAAATGGAGCTAACAGATATTTTCAGCGAAGAGGAGGTAAAAAGTACCCCAAAAGAGCTACTCGAAAAAATAGAGATGGCATTGATGGAGAGTTTTTACCACGATGAAGAAGTTAAGCACATGATAAGGTGGGTGGTTGAATGTTATCGAGAATTTACCAAATCTTAA
- a CDS encoding NUDIX domain-containing protein, whose translation MKCITLTVDAIIPYKGGIVLIKRKNEPFKDHYALPGGIVEYGETVENALIREVKEETGLDVKPYRLIGVYSDPNRDPRGHFVSVCFIAIPKGGELKASSDAKDVGVFKLDSLPKLAFDHNKMIEDAKPYLVELIES comes from the coding sequence ATGAAGTGCATAACGTTAACGGTGGATGCGATAATTCCATACAAAGGAGGAATCGTGCTTATCAAGAGGAAGAACGAGCCTTTCAAGGATCACTACGCCTTGCCCGGTGGAATAGTTGAATACGGTGAGACGGTAGAGAATGCCTTAATTAGAGAGGTTAAGGAAGAGACTGGATTGGATGTAAAGCCTTACAGACTCATAGGTGTTTACTCCGATCCGAATAGAGATCCAAGAGGGCACTTCGTCTCCGTATGCTTCATTGCAATTCCAAAAGGTGGAGAGCTTAAGGCAAGCAGTGATGCAAAGGATGTAGGTGTTTTCAAGCTCGATTCACTACCGAAGCTTGCTTTCGATCACAACAAGATGATCGAAGATGCCAAGCCTTACTTGGTAGAGCTAATTGAGAGTTAA
- the hsp20 gene encoding archaeal heat shock protein Hsp20 — MAWWRRRRREEWEPFDIFGREFDFIDEIFERMVRDIEEMFRRFERGEGEMKPIIRGFSIRIGPDGKPEIKEFGTKPEISETGIEERKPLIDVIETDEEVQVIAEMPGVSKEDIELNATERELEIKAESENRRYYERVELPCEVIPDSAKARYNNGVLEVIFKKKYPEKKGKKIKVE; from the coding sequence ATGGCCTGGTGGAGAAGAAGGAGGAGGGAGGAATGGGAGCCATTTGATATATTCGGTAGGGAATTTGATTTCATAGATGAGATATTTGAGAGGATGGTTAGGGATATAGAGGAGATGTTCAGAAGGTTCGAGAGAGGGGAGGGTGAGATGAAACCAATAATAAGAGGTTTCAGCATAAGAATCGGACCAGACGGAAAGCCGGAGATAAAGGAGTTCGGAACTAAGCCAGAAATAAGTGAAACGGGCATTGAAGAGAGGAAACCGCTCATTGACGTAATTGAGACGGATGAAGAAGTTCAAGTTATAGCGGAGATGCCCGGAGTTAGCAAGGAAGACATCGAGCTAAATGCAACCGAGAGAGAGCTTGAGATAAAGGCTGAAAGCGAGAACAGAAGGTACTACGAAAGGGTGGAGCTTCCATGCGAAGTTATTCCTGATTCTGCAAAAGCGAGATACAACAACGGAGTATTGGAGGTAATATTTAAGAAGAAGTATCCCGAAAAGAAGGGTAAGAAGATTAAAGTTGAATAA
- a CDS encoding FIST N-terminal domain-containing protein, translated as MIQYVYTLYTDFDEIVRDLDNKLELDFEPSFYFLFLTESTWRIYDKVLKYLRTRFPDCKMSGCIVEGYVTKEGVWTRGLALLLFENDVEVLWTKGKTAEETFTRLKRAMKSWSSAITIFPLFRFSSRLDIINFSILNNTLWRYRLWRARDRKSKLEVLERCSKFLEEKYVFPANKALRVFDGEKPVVGLNLLPLEAGFGTPLIFANYNVLGRSAVGVCLKEKTNAIFHDVFPERGKSYEETTEIIRNTFTSVKEVNVLKKGVTIGEVNSIPAVEFLKRERLIQTYGENEVVRMLEEDKLRTVSPYGLAFISEETYGSSLLGLAPYPLPIYPSLFDLNVFHDKALFVGEFFEGGVKAFRGLFEEKKFKDSFDFFVIDANAIPMFAGRCIEIRNMANEFCDRYFGIFSAFPSIRYRRLAKKHFSEIERGLCFNGTGTSVMIEIKDR; from the coding sequence ATGATCCAATATGTTTACACGCTTTACACTGACTTTGATGAAATTGTTAGAGATCTTGATAACAAGCTCGAGCTAGATTTCGAACCCAGCTTCTACTTTCTATTTCTAACCGAGAGCACTTGGAGAATCTACGATAAAGTGTTGAAGTATCTTAGGACGAGATTTCCAGATTGTAAGATGTCTGGTTGTATTGTTGAAGGGTACGTAACCAAGGAGGGAGTTTGGACACGGGGTTTGGCATTACTGCTCTTTGAAAATGATGTCGAAGTTTTATGGACTAAAGGAAAGACAGCCGAAGAGACTTTCACAAGGTTGAAGAGAGCTATGAAAAGCTGGAGTTCTGCAATAACGATATTTCCTCTCTTCAGATTCAGCAGTAGATTGGACATAATTAATTTCTCAATATTGAACAACACACTTTGGAGGTATAGGCTCTGGAGAGCTAGAGATAGAAAATCAAAGCTTGAAGTTTTGGAAAGATGTTCAAAATTTTTAGAAGAAAAATATGTTTTTCCAGCAAACAAAGCTTTGAGGGTTTTTGATGGTGAGAAACCAGTTGTTGGGCTGAACCTGCTTCCCTTAGAGGCAGGCTTCGGAACACCCTTAATTTTCGCTAACTACAATGTTTTAGGAAGATCTGCAGTTGGTGTGTGTTTAAAGGAAAAAACTAATGCGATCTTTCACGACGTTTTCCCAGAAAGGGGTAAAAGTTACGAAGAAACCACAGAGATAATTAGAAATACTTTCACGAGCGTTAAGGAAGTGAATGTACTTAAAAAGGGTGTTACTATTGGAGAGGTAAACAGCATTCCCGCTGTTGAATTTCTTAAGAGGGAGAGGCTTATACAGACTTACGGCGAGAACGAAGTTGTAAGGATGCTCGAAGAAGATAAGCTAAGGACAGTTTCACCTTACGGCTTGGCTTTCATTAGTGAAGAGACCTATGGATCGTCCTTACTAGGTTTGGCTCCTTATCCTCTACCAATTTATCCGTCATTGTTTGACTTAAACGTATTTCATGACAAAGCTCTTTTTGTAGGAGAATTTTTTGAAGGCGGAGTTAAGGCATTTAGAGGTTTGTTTGAAGAAAAGAAATTCAAAGATTCTTTTGATTTCTTTGTTATAGATGCCAACGCGATACCGATGTTCGCTGGAAGGTGTATCGAAATAAGGAACATGGCCAATGAATTTTGCGATAGATACTTTGGTATATTTTCAGCATTTCCATCGATAAGATACAGACGTTTGGCGAAAAAACATTTCTCTGAAATCGAAAGAGGTTTGTGCTTTAACGGAACAGGAACTTCGGTCATGATTGAGATAAAAGACCGCTGA